The Hippoglossus hippoglossus isolate fHipHip1 chromosome 2, fHipHip1.pri, whole genome shotgun sequence genome includes a region encoding these proteins:
- the LOC117776245 gene encoding calcipressin-1-like isoform X2, producing MHIKTTKCNRFCLVASVTNQEVFSRPEAQGSFEALFRSFDPEVQFQYFRSFRRVRISFSDALAAAEARLRLHKTDFSGKEMRLYFAQSVHIGSPRLEPPKPDKQFLISPPASPPVGWEQSQDAMPVVNYDLLCAISKLGPGDKYELHTATPTTPSVVVHVCEDERGDSSAPDDSDQDDKPRPQRPKIIQTRRPDYSPEVKQ from the exons ATGCACATCAAGACCACGAAGTGTAACCGCTTCTGCTTGGTCGCCTCCGTGACTAACCAGGAAGTGTTCAGTCGTCCTGAGGCGCAG GGCAGCTTTGAGGCCTTGTTCCGTTCGTTCGACCCAGAAGTGCAGTTCCAGTACTTCAGGTCTTTCCGGCGGGTCAGGATCAGTTTCAGTGATGCTCTGGCTGCAGCGGAGGCCAGACTGCGGCTGCATAAGACTGACTTCAGTGGCAAAGAGATGAGACTCTACTTTGCCCAG TCTGTCCACATAGGGAGTCCTCGGCTGGAGCCTCCCAAGCCCGATAAGCAGTTCCTGATCTCCCCCCCGGCCTCCCCTCCCGTCGGCTGGGAGCAGTCTCAAGACGCTATGCCCGTCGTCAACTACGACCTGCTGTGTGCCATCTCAAAGCTCGGACCAG GGGACAAATATGAGCTCCACACCGCCACGCCCACCACCCCCAGCGTGGTCGTCCACGTCTGCGAGGACGAGCGCGGCGACAGCTCGGCCCCCGACGACAGCGACCAGGACGACAAGCCCCGCCCCCAGCGGCCCAAGATCATCCAGACGCGGCGTCCCGACTACAGCCCCGAGGTCAAGCAGTGA
- the LOC117776263 gene encoding FUN14 domain-containing protein 1 isoform X2, with product MATVDNREGQDDPESEDEVYEVVDLTEYARRHQWWSRVFGNNSGPIAEKYSVATQIAMGGVTGWCAGYVFQRVGKIAATAVGGGFLLLQIANHSGYVQVDWKKVEKDVNKAKKHLKKRADKAVPEINTFIEEVKATDFIKRNIVMSSGFVGGFFLGLAS from the exons ATGGCGACGGTGGACAACAGAGAAG GTCAGGACGACCCGGAGAGTGAAGATGAGGTGTACGAGGTCGTGGACCTGACAGAATACGCCCGGAGGCACCAGTGGTGGAGCAGGGTGTTCGGGAACAACTCGGGCCCCATCGCTGAGAAGTATTCTGTGGCCACTCAGATCGCGATGGGAGGGGTGACCGGATG GTGTGCTGGGTATGTCTTCCAGAGAGTTGGGAAGATAGCTGCTACTGCTGTTGGTGGAGGCTTCCTTCTATTACAG attGCCAATCATAGTGGCTACGTACAGGTGGACTggaagaaggtggagaaggacGTGAATAAAGCGAAGAAACACTTGAAGAAGAGAGCAGACAAAGCAGTCcctgaaataaacacattcattgaGGAGGTAAAG GCCACAGACTTCATAAAGAGGAACATCGTCATGTCCAGCGGCTTCGTCGGCGGCTTCTTTCTGGGTTTGGCGTCCTAA
- the LOC117776245 gene encoding calcipressin-1-like isoform X1, with the protein MQRSKKGGAEEATVDVKFTDLPNALIACRVPEDLFGEGILKGSFEALFRSFDPEVQFQYFRSFRRVRISFSDALAAAEARLRLHKTDFSGKEMRLYFAQSVHIGSPRLEPPKPDKQFLISPPASPPVGWEQSQDAMPVVNYDLLCAISKLGPGDKYELHTATPTTPSVVVHVCEDERGDSSAPDDSDQDDKPRPQRPKIIQTRRPDYSPEVKQ; encoded by the exons ATGCAGCGGTCGAAGAAGGGCGGCGCGGAGGAGGCGACGGTAGATGTGAAGTTCACAGATTTGCCAAACGCCCTGATCGCCTGCAGAGTGCCGGAGGACCTGTTCGGGGAAGGCATCCTCAAG GGCAGCTTTGAGGCCTTGTTCCGTTCGTTCGACCCAGAAGTGCAGTTCCAGTACTTCAGGTCTTTCCGGCGGGTCAGGATCAGTTTCAGTGATGCTCTGGCTGCAGCGGAGGCCAGACTGCGGCTGCATAAGACTGACTTCAGTGGCAAAGAGATGAGACTCTACTTTGCCCAG TCTGTCCACATAGGGAGTCCTCGGCTGGAGCCTCCCAAGCCCGATAAGCAGTTCCTGATCTCCCCCCCGGCCTCCCCTCCCGTCGGCTGGGAGCAGTCTCAAGACGCTATGCCCGTCGTCAACTACGACCTGCTGTGTGCCATCTCAAAGCTCGGACCAG GGGACAAATATGAGCTCCACACCGCCACGCCCACCACCCCCAGCGTGGTCGTCCACGTCTGCGAGGACGAGCGCGGCGACAGCTCGGCCCCCGACGACAGCGACCAGGACGACAAGCCCCGCCCCCAGCGGCCCAAGATCATCCAGACGCGGCGTCCCGACTACAGCCCCGAGGTCAAGCAGTGA
- the cenpl gene encoding centromere protein L: MEPLHNSVVRTPLNSVIVQRRSKTKSYRQSYRSCLGAASRLGLTPALTARRLNTSRRAPKSHNISEKVNPEHLALLLKTEWKLSYVSPLYMFRHTQLKSYSRQLSAFIAAEKQQGLAVEVEGLQSGFRVALSVVQGLTETDDDAETVLIQIHANPLFARQDEPQRSVWSGWLTCINGNTDYLHSLPKDFTCLPLFGCSGSEYLSGLVKSWFQQTFDCCFGPLEINHTSLQWLVALWTNCHTESSIQHLKMIWTLPVVPPVQITYTVNPQDAWELWCSVRTGQQKENEEEEEGSSIDIKEVMRLMQGLKGHFFRHFRLDLSAGSLRQVTTALGSAKCNGRIKISNSRYMITTLTLLTECALLKMPI, translated from the exons ATGGAGCCGCTTCATAACAG TGTGGTGAGAACTCCCCTCAACAGTGTCATTGTTCAGAGGAGGAGCAAAACCAAGAGCTACCGGCAGTCGTACCGCAGCTGCTTAGGTGCCGCCTCACGGCTCGGCCTGACGCCAGCGCTAACCGCACGGAGGCTCAACACCAGCAGAAGAGCTCCAAAGTCCCATAATATCAGC GAGAAGGTGAATCCGGAGCATCTGGCCTTGCTGTTGAAAACGGAGTGGAAGCTGTCGTACGTCAGTCCTCTGTACATGTTCAGGCACACCCAGCTGAAGAGCTACTCCAGGCAGCTGTCTGCGTTCATTGCTGCGGAGAAGCAGCAGGGCTTGGCGGTGGAAGTGGAGGGACTGCAGAGTGGTTTCAGGGTCGCTCTCTCTGTGGTGCAGGGGTTGACGGAGACGGACGATGACGCTGAGACTGTCCTCATACAG ATCCATGCAAACCCTTTGTTCGCCAGACAGGACGAACCCCAGAGGTCGGTGTGGAGCGGCTGGCTGACCTGCATCAACGGCAACACGGATTACCTGCACTCCCTTCCCAAAGACTTCACCTGTCTGCCGCTCTTCGGCTGCAGCGGCTCCGAGTATCTCAGTGGTTTGGTCAAATCCTGGTTCCAGCAAACATTTGACTGCTGCTTCGGGCCCCTGGAAATAAACCACACCAGTTTGCAGTGGCTGGTGGCTCTATGGACTAACTGCCACACGGAATCCAGCATTCAGCACCTCAAAATGATCTGGACTCTCCCCGTTGTGCCACCGGTGCAGATCACCTACACGGTTAACCCCCAAGATGCCTGGGAGCTGTGGTGCAGTGTGAGGACGGGTCAGCAGAAGgagaatgaggaagaggaggaggggagtagTATTGATATTAAGGAGGTGATGAGGCTCATGCAGGGGCTGAAGGGACATTTCTTCAGACACTTCAGGCTGGATCTGTCGGCAGGAAGTTTGAGGCAGGTCACGACAGCCCTGGGCTCAGCCAAGTGTAACGGCAGGATCAAG ATCTCCAACAGCAGGTACATGATCACCACCCTGACTCTACTGACAGAGTGTGCCCTCCTCAAAATGCCCATCTGA
- the LOC117776263 gene encoding FUN14 domain-containing protein 1 isoform X1, whose product MATVDNREAGQDDPESEDEVYEVVDLTEYARRHQWWSRVFGNNSGPIAEKYSVATQIAMGGVTGWCAGYVFQRVGKIAATAVGGGFLLLQIANHSGYVQVDWKKVEKDVNKAKKHLKKRADKAVPEINTFIEEVKATDFIKRNIVMSSGFVGGFFLGLAS is encoded by the exons ATGGCGACGGTGGACAACAGAGAAG CAGGTCAGGACGACCCGGAGAGTGAAGATGAGGTGTACGAGGTCGTGGACCTGACAGAATACGCCCGGAGGCACCAGTGGTGGAGCAGGGTGTTCGGGAACAACTCGGGCCCCATCGCTGAGAAGTATTCTGTGGCCACTCAGATCGCGATGGGAGGGGTGACCGGATG GTGTGCTGGGTATGTCTTCCAGAGAGTTGGGAAGATAGCTGCTACTGCTGTTGGTGGAGGCTTCCTTCTATTACAG attGCCAATCATAGTGGCTACGTACAGGTGGACTggaagaaggtggagaaggacGTGAATAAAGCGAAGAAACACTTGAAGAAGAGAGCAGACAAAGCAGTCcctgaaataaacacattcattgaGGAGGTAAAG GCCACAGACTTCATAAAGAGGAACATCGTCATGTCCAGCGGCTTCGTCGGCGGCTTCTTTCTGGGTTTGGCGTCCTAA
- the LOC117776263 gene encoding FUN14 domain-containing protein 1 isoform X3 produces MATVDNREAGQDDPESEDEVYEVVDLTEYARRHQWWSRVFGNNSGPIAEKYSVATQIAMGGVTGWCAGYVFQRVGKIAATAVGGGFLLLQIANHSGYVQVDWKKVEKDVNKAKKHLKKRADKAVPEINTFIEEATDFIKRNIVMSSGFVGGFFLGLAS; encoded by the exons ATGGCGACGGTGGACAACAGAGAAG CAGGTCAGGACGACCCGGAGAGTGAAGATGAGGTGTACGAGGTCGTGGACCTGACAGAATACGCCCGGAGGCACCAGTGGTGGAGCAGGGTGTTCGGGAACAACTCGGGCCCCATCGCTGAGAAGTATTCTGTGGCCACTCAGATCGCGATGGGAGGGGTGACCGGATG GTGTGCTGGGTATGTCTTCCAGAGAGTTGGGAAGATAGCTGCTACTGCTGTTGGTGGAGGCTTCCTTCTATTACAG attGCCAATCATAGTGGCTACGTACAGGTGGACTggaagaaggtggagaaggacGTGAATAAAGCGAAGAAACACTTGAAGAAGAGAGCAGACAAAGCAGTCcctgaaataaacacattcattgaGGAG GCCACAGACTTCATAAAGAGGAACATCGTCATGTCCAGCGGCTTCGTCGGCGGCTTCTTTCTGGGTTTGGCGTCCTAA